The Gemmatimonas sp. sequence CGCAGTTCATCCTGCACGACGACGGCCGGTACGAGCGCGACGGCGTTGAGCTCGCGGCTGAGCACACGCAGCATCGCCATGTCGTCCGCTTCGGCAATCACCGTGGGGCGCAGCGCGCGTTCATCGCACAGCACGTCGAACGCGGTGCGAAATTCGTGGTCGCGCGAGGGAAGCAGCAGCGGCACATCGGCCAACTCCTCGGGATAGCGAAACGGCGTCGAACGCGGGGGCCCGACCAGGCTGACCTGCTGTCGCGCAATGCGACTGCTGCGCCAGGCGTGATCGGCGTCTTCCGGTACGCGACGATTGGAGAGCACGACATCGAGCGTGTGCGCGCGCAATCGTGACAGCAGCTCCGCCAGCGATCCTGACTGCAATACGAGTGACAGCGACGGGTCCTTCAGGATCGGCGCCAGAAATGCCCGCTGAAAATTTCGCGACAGGGTCGCCACCGAACCGACCCGCAGCACGTGCCGCTCGTCGCGTCGGCCATCTCGCAGCGTGCCGACCAGCTCGTTGCCGGCGGTGACGATCGCGTCGGCATAGTCGAGGGCAATCCGACCGGCCTCCGTCAGCTCCAGCGTGCGCCCCCGCCGCTCGAAGAGCTGCTGGCCGAGCTGGGTCTCCAGCTGGCGGATCTGGGTGGACAGGGCCGACTGCGAAATGTGCAGTCGCTGCGCCGCGCGGGTGAGATTTCCCTCACGAGCCACGGCCCAGAAGTAGTGCAGGTGGTGATAGTTCAGCCGAGCGGCGACGTGGGTCATAGTTCTATTATACAGAATGATTGAGCCTAATATATGTATTTTGTGGAAGATTAGGTGGTGAGCAACATGTAGGGGACCTCTTCCGGAGTGCTTCATGTCCCCCGTGCTTGCTTCAGCCGCGCTGTTCGCCATTCCTGTGTTTGCGCTCGCCGCTGCCCCGCGGCTGGATGCGCTGGCGGGGGTCATGCTCGGTCTCGTCACCTTCATTGCGGTGGTTATCCACCGGTTCGCCCATCGCTATCTCGACGGGCAGCCGGCGGCGCGGCATTTCCGTCGCTGGTTCGTGGCCGCCGTGGCTGCATCATCGATGCTGGTCACGGCGGGCGACCTGCGCCTGCTGGCCCTCGCCTGGACCGCGTCGAGCCTGTCGTTGCATCAGCTCCTCTCGTTCTTCGCCGATCGTCCGCAGGCGCAGGTGGCGGCACACAAGAAGTTCTTGCTCAGTCGACTTGCCGATGTGGCCATTTATTCGTCCGTCATGCTGCTTGGTCGATCGCTCGGGAGTTATGACCTGGCGACCCTGCAGGCGACGGCCGTTGCGCTCGAGACGCTTCCCATGAGCGTGCATGTGGCCGGCTATCTCCTGGTCGCGGGCGTGGCGCTCCGTTCGGCGCAGCTGCCCTTTCACGGATGGCTCATTCAAGTCATGGAGGCGCCGACGCCGGTATCGGCGCTCCTGCACGCGGGCGTGGTGAACATCGGCGGCTACGTCCTGATCCGCCTCGCTGGGCTGACCGCACTCCTCCCCGGCGTCATGAACGCCTTGGTGATCATCGGCGCAACGACGGCGATGCTGGCGGCGCTCGTCATGATGACGCGGGTGACCGTGAAGGTAGCGCTCGCGTGGTCGACGGCGGCGCAGATGGGCTTCATGCTCCTTGAGTGCGGCCTCGGCGCGTGGGAGCTGGCACTGCTGCATCTCGTCGCGCACTCCTGCTACAAGGCGCACGCGTTCCTGGGATCGGGCGGTGTGGTGGCCGCACAGGCACGCCGCGCGTTGATATCGCCGCCGCCGCGCCCGACCGCCACGCGATGGCTCAGCGCGACGGTAGGCGGCGCGCTCATCGCTGCTGTGGCGGCCGGCCTGGCGTGGCCCGCGGGCGGCGAAGATCCTCGCACCTGGGTGGCCACGGCCGTGCTGGCGCTCGCGCTCGCACCCTTTCTGGTGCGCGTTTCACTGGCTGGCTCATGGCGTACCAACGCCAGGCTGCTTGGCTCGGCGTTCGTCGTGACGGCGCTGTACGCGATATGGCACCTCGCGTTCACGGCGCTGCTCCCCACCCCGGTGGCGTTCGTGCCCGGTACGATGTCACTGCTCATCGCGTTGGGGGCCTTTGCCGCGCTGTATGTCGTGCAGGTGATGGTGTCCGTGCGTCCGCACACCCGCGCCCTTCGCACCCTGCATACGTGGGCCTTCGCCGGATTCCATCTCGACGAACTGTTCACCCGCGCCACGTTCCTTGTGTGGCCG is a genomic window containing:
- a CDS encoding LysR family transcriptional regulator, which produces MTHVAARLNYHHLHYFWAVAREGNLTRAAQRLHISQSALSTQIRQLETQLGQQLFERRGRTLELTEAGRIALDYADAIVTAGNELVGTLRDGRRDERHVLRVGSVATLSRNFQRAFLAPILKDPSLSLVLQSGSLAELLSRLRAHTLDVVLSNRRVPEDADHAWRSSRIARQQVSLVGPPRSTPFRYPEELADVPLLLPSRDHEFRTAFDVLCDERALRPTVIAEADDMAMLRVLSRELNAVALVPAVVVQDELRDGRLQEYCAVPDLFEEFHAISVTRRYQPSLLRTLLARRTADVLNTIE
- a CDS encoding NADH-quinone oxidoreductase subunit L, which produces MSPVLASAALFAIPVFALAAAPRLDALAGVMLGLVTFIAVVIHRFAHRYLDGQPAARHFRRWFVAAVAASSMLVTAGDLRLLALAWTASSLSLHQLLSFFADRPQAQVAAHKKFLLSRLADVAIYSSVMLLGRSLGSYDLATLQATAVALETLPMSVHVAGYLLVAGVALRSAQLPFHGWLIQVMEAPTPVSALLHAGVVNIGGYVLIRLAGLTALLPGVMNALVIIGATTAMLAALVMMTRVTVKVALAWSTAAQMGFMLLECGLGAWELALLHLVAHSCYKAHAFLGSGGVVAAQARRALISPPPRPTATRWLSATVGGALIAAVAAGLAWPAGGEDPRTWVATAVLALALAPFLVRVSLAGSWRTNARLLGSAFVVTALYAIWHLAFTALLPTPVAFVPGTMSLLIALGAFAALYVVQVMVSVRPHTRALRTLHTWAFAGFHLDELFTRATFLVWPPRHERRPSSPIPATRTPSIPRAA